A window of Cryptomeria japonica chromosome 3, Sugi_1.0, whole genome shotgun sequence contains these coding sequences:
- the LOC131049627 gene encoding uncharacterized protein LOC131049627 produces MIGSCGQPANLEDIFESVVNLEQQHIQQGYNEGFKEGIELGKVEGRDVGLKHGFEVGEELGFYRGCINVWKAALEIEPTVFSTRVHKQIKQLEELVDKYPVLEPENESVQDILESMRTKFKAISATLSGNLEYEGYPKSNNTEF; encoded by the coding sequence ATGATTGGTTCGTGTGGACAACCAGCAAACCTGGAAGATATCTTTGAATCTGTGGTAAATCTTGAACAGCAACATATTCAGCAAGGGTACAATGAGGGTTTTAAAGAAGGAATAGAGCTGGGAAAAGTAGAAGGAAGAGATGTGGGTTTGAAACATGGTTTTGAAGTAGGGGAAGAATTGGGCTTTTACAGGGGTTGTATCAATGTATGGAAAGCCGCTCTTGAGATTGAACCAACTGTATTCTCGACAAGGGTTCACAAGCAGATAAAACAGCTAGAGGAATTGGTAGATAAATACCCAGTTCTTGAACCAGAAAATGAGTCTGTTCAAGATATTTTAGAATCCATGAGAACAAAATTCAAAGCCATCTCAGCAACACTGTCGGGCAATCTTGAATATGAAGGATATCCAAAGAGTAACAATACTGAATTTTGA
- the LOC131060525 gene encoding homoserine kinase — protein sequence MLLQETMDCYFACSKQQRCSFKNDLRPIYSCYKLGKFSTKHSGGHLPNILNIWCKAKQVSLKQVTQLEPEPVLQSVTAFAPATIANLGPGFDFLGCAVEGLGDHVSVEVNEGIEPGKIVISSIYGDNNRLSHDPVKNCAGIAAKATMELLGIHSVGLSLSLHKGLPLGSGLGSSAASAAAAAIAVNALFGSKLTKEDLVVAGLESEAAVSGYHADNVAPSLMGGFVLVRSYSPLDLISLPFPNDKELFFVLVTPAFEAPTKEMRAVLPTEITMKDHILNCSQAAALIAAVLQGDPCLLGAALSSDSIVEPRRAPLIPGMLAVKEAALETGAFGCTISGAGPTAVAVTDSLEKGKAIAEAMVDMFLMKGKLKASASVEKLDRTGARVV from the coding sequence ATGCTTCTTCAGGAAACTATGGATTGCTATTTTGCCTGTTCAAAACAACAACGTTGTTCTTTCAAAAATGATTTGAGACCTATTTATTCTTGTTATAAGTTGGGGAAATTTAGCACTAAACATTCAGGTGGACATTTACCAAACATTTTAAATATTTGGTGCAAGGCAAAGCAAGTGAGTCTGAAACAGGTCACCCAGCTTGAGCCAGAACCTGTTCTTCAATCTGTAACAGCCTTTGCTCCTGCAACAATAGCTAATCTTGGACCAGGGTTTGATTTTCTTGGTTGTGCTGTTGAAGGCTTAGGGGATCATGTTAGTGTAGAGGTGAATGAAGGGATAGAGCCTGGCAAAATTGTGATCTCTTCGATATATGGTGACAACAATAGACTTAGTCATGATCCAGTGAAAAATTGTGCCGGGATTGCAGCCAAAGCAACCATGGAATTGCTTGGAATCCATTCTGTAGGCTTGTCACTTTCTCTTCACAAAGGTCTGCCGTTGGGAAGCGGGCTTGGCTCGAGTGCAGCTAGTGCAGCAGCAGCTGCAATAGCAGTGAATGCCTTATTTGGGAGTAAATTAACAAAAGAAGACCTCGTTGTGGCTGGATTGGAATCAGAAGCAGCTGTAAGTGGCTATCATGCAGACAATGTTGCTCCTTCTTTGATGGGTGGTTTTGTTCTTGTTCGGAGCTATAGTCCACTTGATCTTATCTCCCTTCCATTCCCCAATGATAAAGAGCTCTTCTTTGTGCTTGTGACTCCTGCTTTTGAAGCCCCAACAAAAGAAATGCGAGCAGTGCTTCCAACAGAAATTACTATGAAGGATCACATATTAAATTGTAGCCAGGCAGCAGCTCTTATTGCAGCTGTCCTTCAGGGGGATCCTTGTCTTCTGGGAGCTGCACTATCATCAGATTCTATAGTTGAACCCAGAAGGGCCCCCCTAATTCCAGGAATGTTGGCAGTGAAGGAAGCTGCTCTTGAAACAGGTGCATTTGGATGCACTATAAGTGGAGCTGGGCCTACTGCTGTAGCTGTTACAGACTCTCTGGAAAAAGGAAAGGCTATTGCTGAAGCTATGGTGGATATGTTCCTAATGAAAGGGAAACTAAAAGCCTCTGCATCAGTTGAGAAGCTTGATAGAACTGGTGCACG